Proteins from one Coregonus clupeaformis isolate EN_2021a chromosome 29, ASM2061545v1, whole genome shotgun sequence genomic window:
- the LOC121544367 gene encoding prospero homeobox protein 1, translated as MVVEGLTPNHLKKAKLMFFYTRYPSSNVLKTFFPDVKFNRCITSQLIKWFSNFREFYYIQMEKFARQAIVDGVTDVKDMSISRDSELFRALNMHYNKANDFQVPERFLEVAEITLQEFFNAISTAKDSDPSWKKAIYKVICKLDSDVPDEFKSSTCL; from the exons ATGGTAGTG GAAGGCCTAACCCCCAACCATCTGAAGAAAGCAAAGCTGATGTTCTTCTACACCCGTTATCCCAGCTCCAATGTGCTGAAAACCTTCTTTCCCGATGTCAAG TTCAATCGCTGCATCACCTCTCAGCTCATCAAGTGGTTCAGTAACTTCCGGGAGTTCTACTACATCCAGATGGAGAAGTTTGCCCGCCAGGCCATAGTGGACGGGGTCACCGATGTGAAAGACATGTCCATCAGCAGAGACTCTGAGCTGTTCAGAGCCCTCAACATGCACTACAACAAAGCCAATGACTTCCAG GTTCCTGAGAGATTCCTTGAGGTTGCTGAAATTACTCTCCAAGAGTTTTTCAACGCCATTTCAACTGCCAAAGATTCTGACCCCTCTTGGAAGAAGGCAATCTACAAGGTCATCTGTAAACTGGACAGTGATGTCCCAGATGAGTTCAAATCATCTACCTGCCTATAG